In one Liolophura sinensis isolate JHLJ2023 chromosome 11, CUHK_Ljap_v2, whole genome shotgun sequence genomic region, the following are encoded:
- the LOC135478219 gene encoding secretin receptor-like: MPSLANEGVFIVSLDEQARGITTAKIACLKQILQERSSSNEGHCNSTWDGILCWQNTVLGAEAYQSCPTYINGFRVSGNASRKCMPNGDWFVHPILNHSWTNYTGCMSKVEVDGPVSVEHVLRIKLMYNVGYGASIVSLVTAVSLMIYFRRLHCPRNTVHINLFASFILRAAVSFVKDNLLVEGLGLPGDLDLQPDGSYVFREEGTHWQCKLVFTIFHYSLGANYVWIFVEGLYLHNLIFVTVFSDRSGVGWYILLGWASPLLFITPWVVVRILVENTLCWNTNPTPGFFWIMRGPIVVSIAVNFIFFVNIVRVLFTKLHATSTPEVRRYKYRKLAKSTLVLIPLFGVHYIVFLGFPDGLNDKVELVKIYFEMFFNSFQGFFVASLFCFFNGEVQGEVRKKWIRWRMGVRKKSRRPKRRQWYTSTSYYSNRNRNSQQSLQSFGLEKNDSSSQEGAQICQRCLMERRQFRVYVERCRRMNGHVVRVDAEEPQPMFRVTFERESGF; the protein is encoded by the exons GGCGTCTTCATCGTGTCTCTTGACGAACAAGCCAGGGGTATCACCACCGCTAAGATCGCATGTCTGAAACAAATTCTTCAGGAGAGATCTTCTAGCAACG AGGGCCACTGTAACAGTACGTGGGATGGAATCCTATGCTGGCAGAACACGGTTTTAGGGGCAGAAGCTTACCAGTCATGTCCAACATACATCAACGGCTTTAGAGTATCTG GAAATGCTTCTAGGAAATGTATGCCCAACGGGGATTGGTTCGTTCATCCGATTCTAAATCACTCCTGGACCAATTATACGGGATGTATGTCAAAAGTGGAAGTGGATGGACCAGTCAGCGTAGAG CACGTGTTACGGATTAAGTTGATGTACAACGTTGGCTACGGAGCGTCGATTGTGTCGTTGGTGACTGCTGTCAGTCTCATGATTTACTTCAG ACGTCTGCACTGTCCCCGAAACACCGTTCACATCAACCTGTTTGCGTCCTTCATCCTGCGAGCCGCCGTCAGTTTTGTGAAGGACAATCTGCTGGTGGAGGGTCTAGGTTTGCCGGGCGACCTGGACTTACAGCCAGATGGATCATACGTGTTCAGAGAGGAAGGCACG CACTGGCAATGCAAGCTGGTTTTCACCATATTCCACTACTCCCTTGGTGCGAATTACGTGTGGATATTTGTGGAAGGCCTATATCTTCATAATCTGATATTCGTCACCGTCTTCTCTGACAGAAGCGGTGTGGGGTGGTACATACTGCTGGGCTGGG cctCTCCTCTTTTATTCATCACTCCTTGGGTTGTCGTCCGCATATTAGTCGAAAACACTCT ATGTTGGAATACAAACCCAACACCTGGTTTCTTCTGGATAATGCGAGGCCCTATTGTCGTTAGCATAGCG gtgaattttatattttttgtcaacattgTCCGGGTGTTATTTACAAAACTACATGCAACAAGTACGCCAGAAGTGAGGAggtataaatatag GAAGTTAGCCAAGTCTACCCTCGTCTTGATACCATTGTTTGGAGTCCATTATATCGTATTCCTTGGATTTCCGGACGGACTCAACGACAAAGTGGAGCTTGTCAAGATctactttgaaatgttttttaattcatttcag gGATTTTTTGTGGCCTCTCTTTTCTGTTTCTTCAACGGAGAG GTGCAAGGGGAGGTTAGAAAAAAATGGATCCGATGGCGCATGGGAGTACGTAAAAAGTCGAGACGACCAAAGCGACGCCAATGGTACACGTCAACCAGTTACTACAGCAACAGGAACCgtaactcacagcaatcgctaCAGTCTTTCGGACTCGAAAAGAACGACAGCTCCTCTCAAGAAGGCGCCCAGATCTGCCAACGATGTCTGATGGAAAGACGTCAGTTCAGAGTCTACGTCGAACGCTGTCGGCGTATGAACGGCCACGTCGTCAGAGTTGATGCAGAGGAGCCACAGCCGATGTTCCGAGTGACGTTCGAGCGGGAATCCGGGTTCTGA